GACTCTAGTCCAACTCGTGCGATCATCGGTCAATCTCTCGGAAGCGATGATGATTCCGCTTTGTTCGCTGTCGGATTCAACTATTTCAAACTTCCCTTCACGGTACCTGTATTTTCCGCGGTTTGAAAAGTAGAGTGAAATCGGCTCAATTTGCGGATTGGAGACATAACGCACTGTTACAAGGCTCTCACCATCAGTGACCGCAAAATTATAAACTGAAGGCTTTTTGATTCCAGCTTCATACGCCCATTCCTCAAGTTGGCGAATGGTTTTCACCAATCCGCTCGCCAAATCCACTGCTACTAGTTTTTCCGTGTGTCGGCCCAGAAGGTTTAAGAAAACAGCAAAAGCGTGCTCTGAATCCGTGGTGCCTTCAATCGTCTGATAAATCTCGTCAGTCAGCGAGTGTCGCAGGCGGCGCTTTATAGAACTAAAGCCTTCGATCGTACCGTTGTGCATCCACATAAATCGCCCTTGACGGAATGGATGACAATTACTTTCGGAGACAACCATTCCGGGCGATGCGGAGCGAACGTGAGCGAAAAAACAGGGCGATCGGATATGTTGAGCCAAATTCAACAGGTTCCGGTTGTTCCAGGCTGGAGTTATGCTGGTAAAAACACAAGCCTCGTTGGAAATCGCTGGTGAATACCAACCAACGCCAAACCCGTCGCCATTTAGTGGCTCGCTCCGTTCTTTGGACTTATAACTTTGACGAATGAGTGAGTTAGCTGGATT
The sequence above is a segment of the Acidobacteriota bacterium genome. Coding sequences within it:
- a CDS encoding class II glutamine amidotransferase, whose product is MCRFLGYLGSEILLADLISNPANSLIRQSYKSKERSEPLNGDGFGVGWYSPAISNEACVFTSITPAWNNRNLLNLAQHIRSPCFFAHVRSASPGMVVSESNCHPFRQGRFMWMHNGTIEGFSSIKRRLRHSLTDEIYQTIEGTTDSEHAFAVFLNLLGRHTEKLVAVDLASGLVKTIRQLEEWAYEAGIKKPSVYNFAVTDGESLVTVRYVSNPQIEPISLYFSNRGKYRYREGKFEIVESDSEQSGIIIASERLTDDRTSWTRVAPNHVVIINSGLDVVVQLLPNVRVS